The following are encoded together in the Acidobacteriota bacterium genome:
- a CDS encoding D-galactonate dehydratase family protein, producing MLISDARVIVTCPGRNFVTLKVMTEDGVSGLGDATLNGRELAVASYLADHVVPLLIGRDARAIEDTWQYLYKGAYWRRGPVTMSAIAAVDTALWDIKGKVANLPVYQLLGGASRESVRVYAHANGQDVEHAVKAVAQQLDLGYTAIRVQSGVPGLDSAYGVARPGTRYEPAEKGGAPEHRWSSEAYLNFLPRLFERIRAEFGDEIDLLHDVHHRLTPIEAARAGKLLEPYHLFWMEDPTPAENQEGFRVIRQHTTTPIAVGEVFNAIFDAQHLIQAQLIDYIRATVVHAGGLSHLRKIAALAELHHVRTGCHGATDLSPVCMAAALHFDISVHNFGIQEHMPHAPETDAVFPHEYVYQDGVMHPGDAPGLGVDIDEGLAAQYPYDPAYLPINRRMDGTVHDW from the coding sequence ATGCTGATCTCCGACGCCCGCGTCATCGTCACGTGTCCGGGACGCAACTTCGTCACGTTGAAGGTCATGACCGAAGACGGCGTGTCCGGGCTTGGCGATGCCACGCTCAACGGACGCGAGCTGGCGGTGGCGAGCTATCTCGCCGATCACGTCGTCCCGCTGCTGATCGGACGCGACGCGCGTGCGATCGAGGATACGTGGCAGTACCTGTACAAGGGCGCGTACTGGCGGCGCGGGCCCGTGACGATGAGCGCAATCGCGGCCGTCGACACGGCGCTGTGGGACATCAAGGGCAAGGTGGCGAACCTGCCCGTCTATCAGCTGCTCGGCGGTGCCTCGCGCGAGAGCGTGCGGGTGTATGCGCACGCCAACGGGCAGGACGTCGAACACGCCGTCAAGGCCGTCGCGCAGCAGCTCGATCTCGGGTACACGGCCATCCGCGTGCAGTCGGGGGTTCCGGGTCTCGACAGCGCGTACGGCGTGGCGCGTCCCGGGACGCGGTACGAACCAGCGGAGAAGGGCGGCGCACCGGAGCATCGCTGGAGCAGCGAGGCGTACCTGAACTTCCTGCCGCGCCTCTTCGAACGCATCCGCGCCGAGTTCGGCGACGAGATCGATCTCCTGCACGACGTCCATCACAGGCTCACGCCGATCGAAGCCGCCCGGGCGGGGAAGCTGCTCGAGCCGTATCACCTGTTCTGGATGGAAGACCCGACGCCCGCCGAGAACCAGGAGGGCTTCCGGGTGATCCGCCAGCACACGACGACGCCGATCGCCGTGGGGGAAGTGTTCAACGCCATCTTCGACGCGCAGCACCTGATCCAGGCGCAGCTCATCGACTACATCCGCGCCACTGTCGTCCACGCCGGCGGACTGTCGCACCTGCGCAAGATCGCGGCGCTCGCCGAACTGCACCACGTGCGCACCGGGTGCCATGGCGCTACCGACCTGAGTCCCGTGTGCATGGCCGCGGCGCTGCACTTCGACATCAGCGTCCACAACTTCGGCATCCAGGAACACATGCCGCACGCGCCCGAGACCGATGCGGTGTTCCCGCACGAGTACGTCTATCAGGATGGCGTGATGCACCCGGGCGACGCGCCAGGCCTTGGCGTCGACATCGACGAGGGCCTCGCGGCGCAGTATCCCTATGACCCCGCGTACCTCCCCATCAACAGGCGGATGGACGGGACGGTGCACGACTGGTAG
- the eda gene encoding bifunctional 4-hydroxy-2-oxoglutarate aldolase/2-dehydro-3-deoxy-phosphogluconate aldolase: protein MSRTDVVRAVEASGVVAVIRLKDAGKLRSVVDALIEGGVTAMEVTMTVPGAVGLIEQLSKDLPGGFQLGAGTVLDPETARQVILAGASYLVSPILDLRTIELAHRYDVAVMPGCYTPTEILTAWQAGADIVKVFPATTLGPGYIKDVKAPLPQVKLMPTGGVTLTNAGDWIKAGACAVGVGSNLVDAKALAANDFAQIAENARAVVASVKSARI, encoded by the coding sequence ATGAGTCGGACCGATGTGGTCCGTGCGGTCGAAGCCAGTGGTGTGGTTGCCGTCATCCGTCTCAAGGATGCCGGCAAGCTGCGCTCGGTGGTCGACGCGCTGATTGAAGGTGGCGTCACGGCGATGGAGGTGACGATGACGGTGCCTGGCGCCGTCGGCCTCATCGAACAGCTCTCGAAGGATCTGCCGGGCGGCTTCCAGTTGGGCGCGGGCACGGTGCTCGATCCCGAGACCGCGCGACAGGTGATCCTCGCCGGCGCGTCGTACCTCGTGTCGCCCATCCTCGACCTGCGCACGATCGAACTGGCGCACAGGTACGATGTGGCCGTCATGCCCGGCTGCTACACTCCCACCGAGATCCTCACCGCCTGGCAGGCAGGTGCCGACATCGTCAAGGTCTTCCCGGCCACGACGCTGGGCCCCGGTTACATCAAGGACGTGAAGGCACCGCTGCCGCAGGTGAAGTTGATGCCGACAGGCGGCGTCACGCTCACCAACGCCGGCGACTGGATCAAGGCCGGCGCCTGCGCCGTCGGCGTGGGCAGTAACCTGGTCGACGCCAAGGCCCTCGCCGCCAACGATTTCGCCCAGATCGCCGAGAACGCCCGCGCCGTCGTCGCCAGCGTGAAATCGGCGCGCATCTAA
- a CDS encoding sugar kinase — protein MKVVSFGEIMLRLSPPGFERFLQTPQFVATFGGGEANVAVSLAAFGLESHYVTALPDNAIGEAAIKALRAEGVHTGHIVRSGDRIGVYYAETSASQRASQVIYDRARSAVAEMTPGTVDWKTVFDGAKWFHCTGITPALGDNGAACAKEALQAAKAAGATVSMDLNFRKKLWSSKKAQSVMRPLMEWVDVVIANEEDIQSVLGFEVHGTDVTTGELDLEAYKATAAEVAATFDCSLIAITLRESHSASDNGWSAVIYEKATGSFQRSQHYDVRLVDRIGGGDSFAGGLIYGLVTGRSPIDALRFAVAASALKQTIPGDFNRVSVHEVERLVKGDGSGRVQR, from the coding sequence ATGAAAGTCGTTTCCTTCGGTGAAATCATGCTCCGCCTGAGCCCTCCGGGGTTCGAGCGGTTCCTCCAGACCCCGCAGTTCGTCGCAACGTTCGGTGGCGGCGAAGCCAACGTGGCCGTCAGCCTTGCCGCGTTCGGCCTCGAGAGCCACTACGTGACGGCGCTGCCCGACAACGCGATCGGCGAAGCGGCCATCAAGGCGCTCCGCGCCGAAGGCGTTCACACCGGGCACATCGTGCGGAGTGGCGACCGCATCGGCGTGTACTACGCCGAGACATCGGCGAGCCAGCGCGCGTCGCAGGTCATCTACGATCGCGCGCGGTCCGCTGTCGCCGAGATGACGCCGGGCACCGTCGACTGGAAGACCGTGTTCGATGGCGCGAAGTGGTTCCACTGCACCGGCATCACGCCGGCGCTCGGCGACAACGGCGCGGCGTGCGCGAAGGAAGCGCTGCAGGCCGCCAAGGCCGCCGGCGCGACGGTGAGCATGGACCTCAACTTTCGCAAGAAGCTGTGGTCCTCGAAGAAGGCGCAGTCGGTGATGCGGCCGTTGATGGAGTGGGTGGACGTCGTCATCGCCAACGAAGAAGACATCCAGTCGGTACTCGGCTTCGAGGTGCACGGGACCGACGTGACGACGGGCGAGCTCGACCTCGAGGCGTACAAGGCGACGGCCGCGGAAGTCGCCGCCACGTTCGACTGTTCGCTCATCGCGATTACGCTGCGCGAGAGCCACTCGGCCAGCGACAACGGCTGGAGCGCGGTGATCTACGAGAAGGCCACGGGCAGCTTCCAGCGGAGTCAGCACTACGACGTGCGGCTCGTGGATCGGATCGGCGGCGGCGACAGCTTCGCCGGCGGGCTGATCTACGGCCTCGTCACGGGCCGCTCGCCGATCGACGCGCTGCGGTTCGCCGTTGCCGCCAGCGCGTTGAAGCAGACGATCCCGGGCGATTTCAACCGCGTGTCCGTCCACGAGGTCGAGCGCCTCGTGAAAGGCGACGGCAGCGGCCGCGTCCAGCGATAG